The following DNA comes from Leishmania mexicana MHOM/GT/2001/U1103 complete genome, chromosome 8.
gcctctcccttctcttcttgCAGCGTGAATTGCCCGCACGGTCCaatgcgtatgtgtgtgtgtgtgtgtgtgtgtggttgtaTGAGGAGATATCGAAGGGGATGTAACGGTCGGAGAAACACATGTAGAttgggagggagagagcagggTGGGGGACCGATGAAGAAAGGAAGGGAAGGCATGTGTTGGCGCTAGATATCGAGTGGGAGGCAGTCTCGTAGAGAGAAAAGAGGCCCTTCTCCATTCTCTCGACCCCACTTCCCCACACCTCGCCAGTTCCCTGCAATACCGCAAAAGGTAGAGTAAGGAGGCCAACTTCACCAAGTCGGGAGGAATGGGAGGCGGCCTGAAAGGAGCTGTGGCGTGCCACAGCTGAACATCTATCCACTAAAAAGCGTGATGATGGTCTCCGCACTCCCCTAAATAAAGGAGTTGACAGTCCACAGTTCGCGAATCAGCCGGGTTCCGctggggagagaggggggaggaatAAGCCTCCTGCATCCGGTGACGCATGAAGGTACTCCGTTCGTCTGCGTGATTCTTTTCCATGGACGCTGTTGGGCACACATGCGTCCCTTTTATTTCTCCACTATGCCTTCTGGGAGCGGCATGCCGCCAGACTCGCATTGACGCtaaagacgacgacgacagttTTGCACAGATGTGGACAGGGGAGAGAAAAACACGCAGAAGCGACAACAAGAGTCGGGCGGAAAACAACGAAAGAAGCGCAAGCGGAAAAAGAATAGCGCAGGCGGAACGGTAATGGGGCGCATCTAAAAGGGTTAGGGAGGCGACGAGAATGGGGACGTATGTAACACCAAGAtggagaggcggtggtggtggtggggaggggagggggggggatgggtgCAGCTTCTCCACAAACATGAGTGATGACTCCGGGGCGAGCGGgcaagagaagggagaaCTCGCAGACCCGAAGACATAGAAGCAAACAACGACAAGGCAGCGGGTGGGCAAGGACAGCTGTAGACGTGCGTATACCTTTGTTTGTATCTACGTGTAGCGGGGGGAAGGCGTATATAGCAAAAAGAGTGCACAGATGTGGGGTCAAGGGGGATGGGCATGCATGCCTCAGAGGAGGCAGGGAAAGCGTCCATCACACGCCGAGCTTGTCTACTTCTCGTTTCTACGGGGGACGGGAGAAAAGAAAcaagggaagaagagcagcaacagcagcggacTGGTACACACAGGGAGGCCCAATCACACAAAAGGAAGCACGAACGAAAGGGGGgggaacaaaaaaaaagaaaacccCACCACTTCCATGCTGCAGTACTGTAAGTGAGTATGTCATAGCAACGGCGGCCGTGTGATGAGCACACAACGAAATAGGCGTCTGTCAAGACAACGACCACAACAATGTTTCCTCTGTCACCGAAACAACGGCTGAAAACACAgagaagaaacgaaaaagatCGGGTGAGAAACCACACCAAAAAGCACAACGCAaggtggggagggtgtgAGAGGAAGCGAAGCTGCCATCCGGGATGTGTGTAGGTCCACGTCTCTTCAGTCCCCATCATCAGTGCACCTCTCAACTCCGCTgcccctcacgcacacgccatcaagaaaaacgaaaagcaCATACATGAACATCGAGTCCGCACAAATGAAGGCATCTTCGTTCATTTTCAGCTTCCCACATTCTTCAGTGTTGTCTTCGTCACCTTTGCAGTCACTACTCCTTACCCTCCATGAGACGCTGTTCCATGATCTTCTGCAGGCGGTAGATAACCGCCCCCGACGTGGGGCGTGCGGCGGGCTGGTGAACAAGCATCGCCACAACTAAGCGGATAAACTCCTCCGAGTACGTGTACCGCTGCACACGCTTGATTTCGCGCTGAATAGCGCGCTTCAGTGCCGATGGAGACCACTTAGAGGCAGAGATGACCAGCATCTCTCCGGAGTCTGTACGCACGCATGGAAAGTCTGGCAGAGTGGCAAGCACAAACATCACCACACCAAGACTAAACACGTCCGCTTTCGTATCGCCGTGGctcttctccagctccggGGCGCGGTACTCATACGTTGGCGACAGCTCGCGCCGCTTGATGACGCTCACTGTTACGTCTACTGTTCGACAGAGATCCAGATccatcagcagcacctgctcctcGTGGTTCAGCAGCAGGATGTTCTCGGGCTTGATGTCGCGATGAACCAGCGGCGGTTCTTGTCGATGCAGGTAGTTGAGGGCGCCGGCAATCTGCAGAACGATGGAACACAACTTTACCTCTGTCACCGGTTTGCGCTGTCTTTCAATGAACTTTTTCAAGTCGCCTTCGCTGTAGAAAGGCATGACTACGCAGATGCGTAGCGGGTCCTTCTGGACCGACACGTCAAGGTAGCGAATGAGATGGGGGTGGCTTAGCTGGCGCATGCGTTCGACTTGCCGTGCCTGTGCCTCGAAGGCGGTGACATCTGTATCGTTAAACACCATCTCCTTCACTACAACCACCTCGTTCTCCTCCGTGTAGCACTTGTACACGATGCCCTGCGCGCCCTCGCCGAGCTTCTCTCGCCCAAACAGCTTTCGGTATTTGGTGCTCTttgtcgccgccaccgccgcggccgccgcgcgcgcttgcggcggcggcggcgccaccgttgGTGGCGCATTTGACACGAGTGGTATCgggagctggcgcagcatgGCGTCATCCACCTCGTGGCGGATCACCAGATTACGCGGCGCCTGTGACATTGGGCACTCGCAGCACAGACTACATTTCAACTGCCCACACTCAAAGCTACTACCGCTCGCTACGCAAGTGAAGCAGATGGGGGCGGCGCACATGTCGCAGAAGAATTCAATGTCTACGTACGAAATGTGCCGGGAACACCGCCCGCAGGCGAAGCCGTAGTCGGGTGGCGTGCACCGCACGCAGAGGCCTACGCTCTTGCGGTTCGGGTAGCATGCTCGAGTACACTTCGCAcagacggcagcgcggcagcagacGCAGAAGTTCAGATCATCCTCCGGTGTCTCAACCTGACACAGGGAACACTGATACCTCGACATCGTCGATCGCACCACTCAACGGCAACTGAAAGGCTTGCCTTCGTTTAGTGCCAGTATGCAACCTTGTGTGCTCGCAGCTCAGGCAAGACACTGTTTTATCTCGCAGACTTGATGCGCCAGTCCGCACAGAACTCGAAATATGGACGGATtggagaagagaagcagcaaGAGACCAAACGTAGATCAACCAACCGcccctgtgcgcgcgctggtgtatctatgtgtgtgtttgtaTGCAGTTAAAACGGAATAGTACGTGTtaggcgtgtgtgcgcagatGTACACTAGCCTGGATGCGAGGTCTGCGCCcgctctcacacacacacgtgtttCCGAGGCCACAGGTACATGCACCAAGGCAAGCTGCGCGCACGCTATTCGACGTCgacggggaggggaaaaGGCACGGCTGCACACTGCGGCAAACGggaagggaaaagaaaacTAGGAAACCCGAAATCACCGCGCCCGTGAGCATCCTCTGTGTATGAATGACACccacatatatatgtatatggATACgcaagggggagagggcgtaGCGCCGAGGGGAACACGCGTTGAACAAACGTTGGCGCGCAGTAATACGAGGTGAGGGGAAATGCAAGCGTGTCTTGCCACGAAGCAGCAATGCGTTCGCTTAGCCTGcccgagggagggggaggcggcggcggcgccatggGCTTTGTACtgagcacacgcagcggagggcgagcagTGCGTACACGAGATCCATGCAAAAGCCTCATGAGCTTCGAGATCGTGGTTAGAGGTGCGGGCACGTCTGTTAGAGCTGCCCCCTGCACCGCATTTCTGTACGAAGGGGTTTGTTTGTTCTTCGACAGTGAATCGGACGCAATGCGCTGAGCTCTCTGAGAAAAGGTGGAAGAGTGCAGTGGGTACTGAGTAGAGAGCACAGCGAAAGAAAGTGCCATGCACAGCGGGTACAGAGGGAGGGCGCGATGGGCAGACAAAAGGCTCCCATCCGCACTCTTGAAAAGCAAGCCAGCAACCACTACAAAGGACACCGCAGCACGCACCCGTACATACAAACCGCACATACTCTAGAAGAAACAAGACGGAACTAAATGGGGAATTGCCACTCATTGTacaaaggggaggggagggaaaacacagacacacgcacacacgtacatatacatggggaagggggagggggagggggaggggcaaaaagaaaacgatAGCACACCAGACCAATGGAATCGCCACCCCAAGACAAGAGGAAGACTCAccgctctccttctctgAAGTTGACTCTGCAGACGCGGCAAGCGACGTGATGTCATCACGAGCTCCATCACGTTCGCACCCTCCCCTAAACCCGAAGCCCCGATACTCGTCgacagggaggaggagggggcggcaaGGCAGCGCACGAAAAGAACACACAGatgcaccacacacacacacgtacatacacatacacacgaaGAGGGTCGAAGGGGGTCCGCGTCCTTCGACGAAGggacgggagagggggaaggaggaggcacacTTGCGCAAGATGCAGAAAGAAAGACAGGGAGAGCGCCAGAGAAGGCAGGGAGGTGTTCAACACTGAAGTGATGACAAGCCCCTCGCAGGCAGCGTCGGATAGGTGCTTGGAACAAGATCCTTGCATTGGGCACCGTCGATACCGATCATCGGCGTCTCCCCAACTACTACACTTCTAGATCCGGTGGTTGACGGCTACACATCTTCCAGCGTGGCCTGGGTTTGCGATAAGCGGCGGTCGAGATTCGTCGACGCGGTCGCCGTACCCCTCACCGCAATGGACGACTCTGACGACCATGAAGATCTGTCCTTACTTATGTCGTTCGTCGTCACATGTTCGGTGCCGTAGTCGCCTCGGAACTGTTCACGCGCGCGGAACGGGGAATGGTTCTCACGCCTCGGCGAGCGGCTGTTGCGGTAAAGCCGGTCGCCAAACGGCTCCTTTGGTAACATCGCCGACTGGCGGCGTGCCCTTTCAGTGATTTGGGGCTTGAAAGACGGCCCGAGCACGGcagagcgggagggagacTTAGTGGGACTGGAGCTGGGGGACCGGCGCGCGCGGTAGAGGCGATCGAACACCGACCTGCGCGGTGGTGTTGCTTCGTCGCCCTcagagcggcggcgcgtgtaCAGCTCACACGCCAACTTTGAAATCTCCGGCTTGTGCGGGTAGGTGTCAcccggcgctggcggcgaggGGCTGCGGGGAATGTATAGGCGCGTGAAGACATCGAGTTTCGGCTTTACCGAGTTCTTCGCGTACTGGGAGATGACGGGCTTgaacggcggtggcgcgggctgctgcggtgcgcggcgcgaCTGCAACAGGCGGGGGGAGACGCGGCGAATCTGGTAGCGACCCGGGGAGGGCTCTGAGAAGACGGACGCAGAGGAATGCCCGGGAAACCCGTGAGACTCGCTGAAGGGTGAGTGGCTGCGGTCTGTCGTCACCGCCGGTGACGCGTCGAGGCAGTTGTTGTACGGGTTGTGTATTTGAGGTCGGAAAGTAAGCTCGCGCCActccctcgccgcctcctcagcgtcgcgcctttcccgcgcgcgcaggtCGAGCAAAACGCGCCGTCGATAAGCTGGCATGGACAGGGGGAGCTCCTCTTCCTGCAGGAGTATGCTAGTGGGCTTGTGGCTGCGcttggaggcggaggagacaACATGGGCACTGTGCACGAGAGACCGCGCGGAGGACGCTTGCACGGATCGTCGCCGCGGGGCACCTGAGGCAACCGGTTCCTGCGCCAAACCAATGCTTGATCCCGTGCGCGATGCGGCGCGGCTGTTCGAAGCGCTATAGCTGCTTGAGTACCCGTACGAGTAGGAACCAGAATCCTTATAGCTCCCACTACCGGTGTGTGTGAAGCTGTCCGGTGCGGCAACAGCTGCGTGCGAGTGCAGTGAC
Coding sequences within:
- a CDS encoding putative protein kinase — encoded protein: MSRYQCSLCQVETPEDDLNFCVCCRAAVCAKCTRACYPNRKSVGLCVRCTPPDYGFACGRCSRHISYVDIEFFCDMCAAPICFTCVASGSSFECGQLKCSLCCECPMSQAPRNLVIRHEVDDAMLRQLPIPLVSNAPPTVAPPPPQARAAAAAVAATKSTKYRKLFGREKLGEGAQGIVYKCYTEENEVVVVKEMVFNDTDVTAFEAQARQVERMRQLSHPHLIRYLDVSVQKDPLRICVVMPFYSEGDLKKFIERQRKPVTEVKLCSIVLQIAGALNYLHRQEPPLVHRDIKPENILLLNHEEQVLLMDLDLCRTVDVTVSVIKRRELSPTYEYRAPELEKSHGDTKADVFSLGVVMFVLATLPDFPCVRTDSGEMLVISASKWSPSALKRAIQREIKRVQRYTYSEEFIRLVVAMLVHQPAARPTSGAVIYRLQKIMEQRLMEGKE